A genomic stretch from Rhodothermales bacterium includes:
- a CDS encoding threonine synthase, which produces MGYASCLRGIRSGAEYPPDTVMNLDPVDNRPVEIVLDVERIRREKPDGAWYHPERKDMWRFGSLLPLDIADPDDARHIVTLGEGYTPLLAYPDHDLAKKAGFRLQVKEEGRAYPGYGRNPTQSFKDRGMAMAVSMARRLGLKKLAVPTQGNAGDALAEYGRAAGLEVAIVMPDDTPMPILGKVAAYAQIYPSVHLELVKGTIREAGLRVKERYLPEGYFSVATFQEPGWRIEGKKTMGLELAEPAEPGGAWSLPDVIVYPTGGGTGILGMWKAFDELEALGLIDGRRPRIVSVQSARTAPLVRAFEAGLGDAEPVQAGDTLATGLNVPGGVGHFRVLEILYASEGCALGIEEAAIEETLRHTFKTKGWWISPEGAAGLAALPSLVDRGVIRAGDRVVTFNTGSFEKYLPNLRHLLRQDIRS; this is translated from the coding sequence ATGGGCTACGCCTCCTGCCTGCGCGGCATCCGTTCCGGCGCCGAATACCCGCCCGACACCGTCATGAACCTCGACCCGGTCGACAACCGGCCGGTCGAGATCGTCCTGGATGTCGAGCGCATCCGGCGCGAAAAGCCGGACGGCGCCTGGTACCACCCCGAGCGGAAGGACATGTGGCGCTTCGGCAGCCTGCTGCCGCTGGACATCGCCGACCCGGACGACGCCCGGCACATCGTCACCCTGGGCGAAGGATACACCCCCCTGCTGGCGTACCCCGACCACGACCTCGCGAAAAAAGCCGGCTTCCGCCTCCAGGTCAAGGAAGAAGGGCGGGCCTACCCCGGCTACGGCCGCAACCCGACGCAAAGCTTCAAGGACCGCGGGATGGCGATGGCGGTCTCGATGGCGCGCAGGCTCGGGCTGAAGAAACTGGCCGTCCCCACCCAGGGCAACGCCGGCGACGCCCTGGCCGAATACGGCCGCGCCGCCGGCCTGGAGGTGGCCATCGTCATGCCCGACGACACGCCCATGCCGATCCTCGGCAAGGTCGCCGCTTATGCCCAGATCTACCCGAGCGTGCACCTCGAACTCGTCAAGGGCACGATCCGCGAGGCAGGTCTTCGGGTCAAGGAACGGTATCTCCCGGAAGGCTATTTCAGCGTCGCCACGTTTCAGGAGCCGGGCTGGCGGATCGAGGGCAAAAAGACGATGGGACTGGAACTCGCCGAGCCGGCCGAGCCCGGCGGCGCGTGGTCGCTGCCTGACGTCATCGTCTACCCCACCGGCGGCGGGACGGGGATTCTGGGGATGTGGAAGGCGTTCGACGAACTCGAGGCGCTGGGCCTGATCGACGGCCGGCGGCCGCGCATCGTATCGGTCCAGAGCGCCCGCACCGCCCCCCTCGTTCGCGCCTTCGAGGCCGGCCTCGGGGACGCCGAGCCGGTCCAGGCCGGCGACACGCTCGCGACCGGCCTCAACGTGCCCGGCGGCGTCGGGCATTTCCGGGTGCTGGAGATCCTCTACGCGAGCGAAGGATGCGCCCTCGGCATCGAGGAAGCGGCCATCGAGGAAACCCTCCGCCACACGTTCAAGACCAAGGGCTGGTGGATCAGCCCGGAAGGAGCTGCCGGCCTGGCGGCACTTCCTTCCCTCGTCGACCGCGGCGTCATCCGCGCCGGCGACCGCGTGGTTACTTTCAACACGGGATCGTTCGAAAAGTACCTCCCGAATCTTCGCCACCTGCTCCGCCAGGATATCCGCTCCTGA